In Nocardioides dokdonensis FR1436, the following are encoded in one genomic region:
- a CDS encoding DUF4129 domain-containing protein, whose protein sequence is MESRRTSGGAARAAVVAVVGCTVLVLLLAVWAASIGPGEVLRGEGPDRVTLPSAPQTTPSVDGMLGPLSEGTRPGPDEQSPLLAVLAGVLMLGAGVALAVVLGLGARHLWRLRPAAAAPSDHVEFDVLEPPSRAVIGEALARDAEERRRALAQGSPRNAIVACWQRFEDRAADLGVHPRASETSTEFARRVLELSGADAATVSALAEGFREARFSRHEIGEDARARAIALWEDLDSVLVGRGERS, encoded by the coding sequence ATGGAGTCTCGGCGCACCTCCGGCGGGGCGGCGCGCGCGGCTGTCGTCGCCGTGGTGGGCTGCACCGTGCTGGTGCTCCTGCTGGCGGTGTGGGCGGCCTCCATCGGGCCGGGCGAGGTGCTGAGAGGCGAGGGGCCCGACCGGGTCACGCTCCCGTCCGCGCCGCAGACGACCCCCTCGGTCGACGGGATGCTCGGACCCCTGTCGGAGGGGACCCGGCCCGGTCCCGATGAGCAGTCCCCGCTGCTGGCGGTGCTGGCCGGCGTGCTGATGCTCGGTGCTGGCGTGGCGCTGGCCGTCGTCCTGGGCCTGGGCGCGCGCCACCTGTGGCGGCTTCGCCCCGCCGCGGCTGCGCCGAGCGACCACGTGGAGTTCGACGTGCTCGAGCCTCCCTCGCGGGCGGTGATCGGAGAGGCGCTGGCTCGTGACGCAGAGGAGCGACGCAGGGCCCTGGCGCAGGGATCCCCGAGGAACGCGATCGTCGCCTGCTGGCAACGCTTCGAGGACCGCGCGGCCGATCTCGGCGTGCACCCGAGGGCGTCGGAGACATCGACGGAGTTCGCACGCCGGGTGCTGGAGCTGTCCGGCGCGGACGCCGCCACGGTGAGCGCCCTGGCCGAGGGGTTCCGCGAGGCACGGTTCAGCCGGCACGAGATCGGCGAGGACGCGCGGGCGCGAGCGATCGCCCTGTGGGAGGACCTGGACTCGGTCCTCGTCGGGCGGGGGGAGCGGTCGTGA
- a CDS encoding ring-opening amidohydrolase has protein sequence MPAAIEVRKVPIHSVADASELAKLIDDGVMEADRVIAIIGKTEGNGGVNDYTRIIADRAFREVIAAKGTRSAEAVREIPIVWSGGTDGVISPHATIFATLPDDKVEKTDEPRLSVGFAMSEQLLPEEIGRTPMIEKVADAVKVAMERAGITDPADVHYVQTKTPLLTIHTIRDAKSRGKQVWTEQTHESMDLSNGVTALGIAVALGEIEMPTDDDVMHSRELFSAVASCSSGVELDQAQVVVVGNVRGVGGRYRIGHSVMKDALDQDGIWEAISNAGLELPERPRTADLDGRLVNVFLKCEASQDGEVRGRRNAMLDDSDVHWHRQIKAAVGGVTAAVTGDPAVFVSVSAAHQGPEGGGPVAAIVDLG, from the coding sequence GTGCCCGCAGCCATCGAAGTACGCAAGGTGCCGATCCACTCCGTCGCAGACGCGAGCGAGCTCGCCAAGCTCATCGACGACGGTGTCATGGAGGCCGACCGTGTCATCGCCATCATCGGCAAGACCGAGGGCAACGGCGGGGTGAACGACTACACCCGGATCATCGCCGACCGGGCCTTCCGCGAGGTGATCGCGGCCAAGGGCACCCGCTCCGCCGAGGCCGTGCGCGAGATCCCGATCGTGTGGTCAGGCGGCACCGACGGTGTCATCAGCCCCCACGCCACCATCTTCGCCACCCTGCCCGACGACAAGGTGGAGAAGACCGACGAGCCGCGCCTCTCGGTCGGCTTCGCCATGAGCGAGCAGCTCCTCCCCGAGGAGATCGGGCGCACCCCGATGATCGAGAAGGTCGCCGACGCCGTCAAGGTCGCGATGGAGCGGGCCGGCATCACCGACCCGGCCGACGTGCACTACGTGCAGACCAAGACGCCGCTGCTGACCATCCACACCATCCGCGACGCCAAGAGCCGCGGCAAGCAGGTGTGGACCGAGCAGACCCACGAGTCGATGGACCTCTCCAACGGCGTCACCGCCCTGGGGATCGCGGTCGCGCTCGGCGAGATCGAGATGCCGACCGACGACGACGTGATGCACAGCCGCGAGCTCTTCTCCGCGGTCGCCTCCTGCTCCTCGGGCGTCGAGCTCGACCAGGCGCAGGTCGTCGTGGTGGGCAACGTCCGCGGCGTCGGTGGTCGCTACCGCATCGGCCACTCGGTCATGAAGGACGCCCTCGACCAGGACGGCATCTGGGAGGCCATCTCGAACGCCGGCCTGGAGCTGCCCGAGCGTCCGCGCACGGCCGACCTCGACGGCCGCCTGGTCAACGTGTTCCTCAAGTGCGAGGCCAGCCAGGACGGCGAGGTCCGCGGACGTCGCAACGCGATGCTCGACGACTCCGACGTGCACTGGCACCGCCAGATCAAGGCCGCCGTCGGTGGCGTCACCGCTGCCGTCACCGGTGACCCCGCGGTCTTCGTGTCGGTCTCCGCCGCCCACCAGGGCCCCGAGGGTGGCGGCCCCGTGGCCGCGATCGTCGACCTCGGCTGA
- a CDS encoding AAA family ATPase: protein MPAPMSVHETSRRAGDVLAEVERIIIGKHDQLEIVLAGLLAKGHVLLEDVPGLGKTLAARCLALALGLDFARAQFTPDLLPADLTGSFIYDQGRGEFEFRRGPVFTGLLLADEINRTPPKTQSALLEAMQEHQVSVEGQTFALPDPFHVLATANPIEYEGTYPLPEAQLDRFLLRVSFGYPTHAEEYAVLAGRLDRRQEEVTLDPITDAAGLRAMQAAVETVAVDESVGRYCVALAAATRSHPQVLTGASPRGSLGLVLTARALAVLRGRDYVTPEDVKAVAGPVLAHRITLRPELWMSDASAAQVVSAVLSTVATPATLETSVGGA, encoded by the coding sequence ATGCCGGCACCGATGTCCGTCCACGAGACCAGCCGCCGCGCGGGTGACGTCCTCGCTGAGGTCGAGCGCATCATCATCGGCAAGCACGACCAGCTGGAGATTGTGCTGGCCGGGCTGCTGGCCAAGGGCCACGTCCTCCTGGAGGACGTCCCGGGCCTCGGCAAGACCTTGGCGGCGCGGTGCCTTGCCCTGGCGCTGGGCCTGGACTTCGCCCGGGCCCAGTTCACGCCGGACCTGCTGCCGGCCGACCTCACGGGTTCCTTCATCTACGACCAGGGGCGCGGCGAGTTCGAGTTCCGCCGCGGGCCGGTGTTCACGGGGTTGCTGCTGGCCGACGAGATCAACCGGACCCCGCCCAAGACCCAGTCGGCGCTGCTGGAGGCCATGCAGGAGCACCAGGTGAGCGTCGAGGGGCAGACCTTCGCCCTGCCGGACCCCTTCCACGTCCTGGCAACGGCCAACCCCATCGAGTACGAGGGCACCTACCCGCTGCCCGAGGCGCAGCTGGACCGGTTCCTGCTGCGCGTCTCCTTCGGCTACCCCACCCACGCCGAGGAGTACGCCGTGCTGGCCGGTCGGCTCGACCGGCGCCAGGAGGAGGTGACCCTGGACCCGATCACCGACGCCGCCGGCCTGCGTGCCATGCAGGCCGCCGTGGAGACCGTCGCCGTGGACGAGAGCGTCGGGCGCTACTGCGTGGCGCTGGCTGCAGCGACCCGGTCGCACCCGCAGGTGCTCACCGGCGCGTCGCCCCGCGGGTCCCTGGGCCTGGTCCTGACGGCGCGGGCACTGGCCGTGCTGCGCGGGCGGGACTACGTCACCCCCGAGGACGTCAAGGCGGTCGCCGGTCCGGTGCTCGCCCACCGGATCACGCTGCGGCCCGAGCTGTGGATGTCGGACGCCTCGGCGGCCCAGGTCGTCTCGGCAGTGCTGTCCACGGTGGCAACCCCTGCCACCCTGGAGACATCGGTCGGTGGGGCGTGA
- a CDS encoding class I SAM-dependent methyltransferase — protein sequence MTITATADQLLHHVRTALGSSALPGLEPEGYALAHASFEARSDQRRLIQEHLCSLLRPRAVGPVSVLSLGCGDGSVDALVAATLLEGPGPVRYVGVEPYAGSARAFADRLGALGTRLDVVVHETAAEAAPLGDETFDVVLFVQSMYYVPDVAAALRAAYRRLRPGGELLVLTATQGPLNRLVAALAPPVEGRPQWFSEDVEVGLTEAGLPPGSTVCLDAVLDLTDAEPDVLDFTTQARLTAQVRRAALVFLAAVALPASDPRALLLAHPVVVLRCVRDT from the coding sequence GTGACCATCACCGCCACCGCCGACCAGCTCCTCCACCACGTCCGCACGGCGCTCGGCAGCAGCGCGCTCCCCGGGCTCGAGCCCGAGGGCTACGCCCTCGCCCACGCCTCGTTCGAGGCCCGCTCCGACCAGCGCCGGCTCATCCAGGAGCACCTGTGCTCCCTCCTGCGGCCCCGCGCCGTCGGGCCGGTCTCCGTGCTGTCGCTCGGCTGCGGCGACGGCTCGGTCGACGCCCTCGTGGCCGCGACGCTGCTCGAGGGCCCCGGCCCGGTGCGCTACGTCGGGGTCGAGCCGTACGCCGGCAGCGCGCGCGCCTTCGCCGACCGGCTGGGCGCCCTCGGCACCCGTCTCGACGTCGTGGTGCACGAGACCGCGGCCGAGGCCGCCCCGCTGGGCGACGAGACGTTCGACGTGGTGCTGTTCGTGCAGTCCATGTACTACGTGCCCGACGTGGCCGCGGCGCTGCGGGCGGCGTACCGGCGGCTGCGGCCGGGTGGGGAGCTGCTCGTGCTCACTGCCACGCAGGGCCCGCTCAACCGACTCGTCGCCGCCCTCGCACCGCCCGTCGAGGGGCGTCCGCAGTGGTTCAGCGAGGATGTCGAGGTGGGTCTCACCGAGGCCGGTCTGCCACCGGGCTCCACCGTCTGCCTCGACGCCGTGCTGGACCTCACCGACGCCGAGCCCGACGTCCTCGACTTCACCACGCAGGCCCGCCTGACCGCCCAGGTGCGCCGAGCGGCCCTGGTCTTCCTGGCCGCGGTCGCCCTGCCGGCCTCCGACCCCCGCGCCCTGCTGCTGGCCCACCCGGTGGTCGTCCTGCGCTGCGTGCGCGACACCTGA
- a CDS encoding SDR family oxidoreductase, with the protein MTQHEVGVLAGRGKTGRALARALRERGARVRPLGRADLDRLDPALSGCTAVYLMAPNLHPDEPALVADVLAAAQRVGVDRVVHHSVAAPYTPSMPHHLGKARGEDLVRRSGLRWTVLQPCAYVQNLLSGLRGDEPAVRVPYDPDRLFGLVDLADVAEAAARVLLEDGHEGATYELGGPRPVSARDVAETAARVLRRDVPLQRVPTDEAVAAAPEAEREWLRAMFEYYDRHGLPTGGLVLRALLGRGGTPLAATLARELGAGDPAAGPSATGR; encoded by the coding sequence GTGACCCAGCACGAGGTGGGCGTCCTGGCCGGTCGAGGCAAGACCGGCCGGGCGCTCGCCCGGGCCCTGCGCGAGCGGGGAGCCCGGGTCCGTCCGCTGGGGCGGGCGGACCTCGACCGGCTCGACCCGGCCCTGTCCGGGTGCACGGCGGTCTACCTGATGGCGCCGAACCTGCACCCCGACGAGCCGGCGCTGGTGGCCGACGTGCTGGCAGCGGCGCAGCGGGTCGGGGTGGACCGCGTGGTCCACCACTCCGTGGCAGCGCCGTACACGCCGTCGATGCCGCACCACCTGGGCAAGGCCCGCGGCGAGGACCTGGTCCGGCGCAGCGGGCTGCGCTGGACGGTCCTGCAGCCCTGCGCCTACGTGCAGAACCTCCTGTCCGGGCTGCGCGGCGACGAGCCCGCGGTGCGGGTGCCCTACGACCCGGACCGGCTCTTCGGGCTCGTCGACCTCGCCGACGTGGCCGAGGCCGCGGCCCGGGTGCTGCTCGAGGACGGCCACGAGGGGGCGACGTACGAGCTGGGCGGACCCCGACCGGTCTCCGCCCGCGACGTCGCCGAGACCGCCGCGCGCGTGCTCCGGCGCGACGTGCCGCTGCAGCGGGTGCCGACCGACGAGGCGGTGGCCGCGGCGCCGGAGGCCGAGCGGGAGTGGCTGCGCGCGATGTTCGAGTACTACGACCGGCACGGGCTCCCGACGGGCGGGCTCGTGCTCCGGGCCCTGCTCGGTCGGGGCGGCACCCCGCTCGCCGCGACCCTGGCCCGGGAGCTCGGAGCCGGCGACCCGGCCGCAGGGCCGTCCGCCACTGGCAGATAG
- a CDS encoding CaiB/BaiF CoA transferase family protein, translated as MDPHSAPLDDLVVLDLTRALAGPHAAMMLGDMGARVIKVESPAGDDTRGWGPPFIGEGDERESTYFLAANRNKESVVLDLKTEEDREVLAGLVRRSDVLMENFRVGVLERLGFGLDRLHELNPRLILLSITGFGHDGPEATRAGYDQIAQGEGGLMSITGSDPDQPTKVGVPIADLLAGMNGAYGVLAALHERSRTGRGRVVRTSLLASVVGVHAFQGTRWTVAKEVPGMSGPHHPSIAPYGLFHTATSPVQIACGSETLWRSFAAAAGIDVDDPRFATNGDRVGHREELTAVIEEVFAQQPAEHWLELFAGAGIPSGKVRSIDDVYSWEQTRSQGLLLDVEHATQGSLQLPGSPIRFDDQPYSGGRATHQAPPTLGQHDAEIRAWASEPLS; from the coding sequence ATGGACCCGCACTCGGCACCCCTTGACGACCTCGTCGTGCTCGACCTGACCCGCGCCCTCGCCGGCCCGCACGCCGCGATGATGCTCGGCGACATGGGTGCCCGGGTGATCAAGGTCGAGAGCCCGGCCGGTGACGACACCCGCGGCTGGGGCCCGCCCTTCATCGGCGAGGGCGACGAGCGCGAGTCGACCTACTTCCTGGCCGCCAACCGCAACAAGGAGTCGGTCGTCCTCGACCTCAAGACCGAGGAGGACCGCGAGGTCCTCGCCGGGCTCGTGCGTCGCAGCGACGTGCTCATGGAGAACTTCCGGGTAGGCGTGCTCGAGCGGCTCGGCTTCGGCCTCGACCGGCTCCACGAGCTCAACCCGCGCCTGATCCTGCTCTCGATCACCGGGTTCGGCCACGACGGGCCCGAGGCCACCCGCGCCGGCTACGACCAGATCGCCCAGGGTGAGGGCGGCCTGATGAGCATCACCGGCAGCGACCCCGACCAGCCGACCAAGGTCGGCGTACCGATCGCGGACCTGCTCGCGGGGATGAACGGCGCGTACGGCGTCCTCGCCGCGCTGCACGAGCGCTCCCGCACGGGTCGCGGCCGGGTGGTGCGCACCTCGCTGCTGGCCAGCGTCGTCGGCGTGCACGCCTTCCAGGGCACCCGCTGGACGGTCGCCAAGGAGGTGCCCGGGATGTCCGGTCCGCACCACCCCTCCATCGCGCCGTACGGGCTGTTCCACACCGCCACCTCGCCGGTCCAGATCGCCTGCGGCTCCGAGACGCTGTGGCGCTCCTTCGCCGCCGCGGCCGGGATCGACGTCGACGACCCGCGCTTCGCCACCAACGGCGACCGGGTCGGGCACCGCGAGGAGCTGACCGCCGTGATCGAGGAGGTCTTCGCCCAGCAGCCGGCCGAGCACTGGCTCGAGCTGTTCGCCGGGGCCGGGATCCCCTCGGGCAAGGTGCGCTCGATCGACGACGTCTACAGCTGGGAGCAGACCCGCTCCCAGGGCCTGCTCCTCGACGTCGAGCACGCGACCCAGGGGTCGCTGCAGCTCCCGGGGTCCCCGATCCGGTTCGACGACCAGCCCTACTCCGGCGGCCGCGCGACCCACCAGGCCCCGCCCACGCTCGGCCAGCACGACGCCGAGATCCGCGCCTGGGCCAGCGAGCCGCTGTCGTGA
- a CDS encoding SDR family NAD(P)-dependent oxidoreductase, producing the protein MDSSSLLARAVDATLDRSVVLGYTSIGSGVRRKFWPADPAPGSLVGKRVLVTGATSGIGEAMARSFLDLGATVHLLGRNPDKVADYARDLRLEVPNADIVEEVCDLSDLDAVRAFSTDLAGRVDALHGLVHNAGVMPPERVESAQGHEMALAAHVLGPHLMTHLLRERLTAGPGSVVWMSSGGMYGSGLRTRDDADIEYRRGEYKGVQAYARTKRMQVVLADAWATELAGTGVKVESMHPGWVRTPGVTESLPTFNKVLGKVLREPEDGADTAVWLVATRPTSEHQHFWHDRAQRPTTFGWQRQQDPDLRARLLEYVATVTATPRLR; encoded by the coding sequence ATGGACTCCTCCTCGCTGCTCGCCCGCGCCGTCGACGCGACCCTGGACCGCTCGGTGGTGCTGGGCTACACCTCCATCGGCTCCGGAGTACGCCGGAAGTTCTGGCCGGCCGATCCCGCGCCCGGATCGCTGGTGGGCAAGCGGGTGCTGGTGACCGGGGCGACCTCGGGCATCGGGGAGGCGATGGCGCGCTCGTTCCTCGACCTGGGGGCCACGGTGCACCTGCTGGGCCGCAACCCCGACAAGGTGGCCGACTACGCCCGCGACCTGCGCCTCGAGGTGCCCAACGCCGACATCGTGGAGGAGGTCTGCGACCTCAGCGACCTCGACGCGGTGCGCGCCTTCAGCACCGACCTGGCCGGCCGCGTCGACGCGCTGCACGGGCTGGTGCACAACGCCGGCGTGATGCCCCCCGAGCGCGTCGAGAGCGCCCAGGGCCACGAGATGGCGCTGGCCGCGCACGTGCTCGGGCCGCACCTGATGACCCACCTGCTGCGCGAGCGGCTCACGGCCGGGCCGGGCTCCGTGGTGTGGATGAGCTCGGGCGGGATGTACGGCTCGGGGCTGCGCACCCGCGACGACGCCGACATCGAGTACCGCCGCGGTGAGTACAAGGGCGTCCAGGCCTACGCCCGCACCAAGCGGATGCAGGTCGTGCTGGCCGACGCCTGGGCCACCGAGCTGGCCGGCACCGGCGTCAAGGTCGAGAGCATGCACCCGGGCTGGGTGCGCACCCCCGGCGTCACCGAGAGCCTGCCGACCTTCAACAAGGTCCTCGGCAAGGTGCTGCGCGAGCCCGAGGACGGTGCCGACACCGCGGTGTGGCTGGTGGCGACCCGGCCCACCTCCGAGCACCAGCACTTCTGGCACGACCGGGCCCAGCGGCCCACGACCTTCGGCTGGCAGCGCCAGCAGGATCCCGACCTGCGCGCCCGCCTGCTCGAGTACGTCGCCACCGTCACCGCGACGCCCCGGTTGCGCTGA
- a CDS encoding carbamate kinase — protein sequence MRIVIALGGNAMTSSDGRARPEDQAQAVAQAAELVADLVVAGHDVLLTHGNGPQVGNLLLKNELSASVVPPVPLDWCGAQTQATIGALMLSALDGALTRRGSDRRSAALVSRTLVDAADPGFTDPTKPIGRYLPEDEARVLIEHGQHFVEVPDRGWRRVVASPEPLECLDGPAADTLLAQGYLVVCSGGGGIPTVRRDDGSLSGIEAVIDKDLTAALIARQTSADVLVIATDVDSAVTDWGTAHARPIGEVTVAEMRAISRDQGFAAGSMGPKVEAVTRFAEQTGGTGIITSLSRIAQAIEGHLGTRVVPDPPVPR from the coding sequence ATGCGCATCGTCATCGCCCTGGGCGGCAACGCCATGACCTCCTCCGACGGACGCGCGCGCCCGGAGGACCAGGCCCAGGCGGTCGCCCAGGCGGCCGAGCTGGTCGCCGACCTGGTGGTCGCCGGCCACGACGTGCTGCTGACCCACGGCAACGGCCCCCAGGTGGGCAACCTGCTGCTCAAGAACGAGCTGTCGGCCTCCGTGGTGCCGCCGGTGCCCCTGGACTGGTGCGGCGCCCAGACCCAGGCCACGATCGGCGCCCTGATGCTGAGCGCGCTCGACGGTGCCCTGACCCGCCGCGGCAGCGACCGCCGTTCGGCCGCGCTGGTCTCCCGCACCCTGGTCGACGCCGCCGACCCCGGCTTCACCGACCCGACCAAGCCGATCGGTCGCTACCTGCCCGAGGACGAGGCGCGGGTGCTGATCGAGCACGGCCAGCACTTCGTCGAGGTGCCCGACCGTGGGTGGCGCCGGGTGGTGGCCTCCCCGGAGCCGCTCGAGTGCCTCGACGGCCCGGCCGCCGACACGCTGCTGGCCCAGGGCTACCTCGTGGTGTGCTCCGGCGGCGGGGGCATCCCCACCGTCCGCCGCGACGACGGCAGCCTGAGCGGCATCGAGGCCGTCATCGACAAGGACCTCACCGCCGCCCTGATCGCCCGGCAGACCTCGGCCGACGTCCTGGTGATCGCCACCGACGTCGACTCCGCCGTCACGGACTGGGGCACCGCCCACGCCCGCCCGATCGGGGAGGTCACCGTCGCCGAGATGCGTGCCATCTCCCGCGACCAGGGCTTCGCGGCGGGGTCCATGGGACCCAAGGTGGAGGCCGTCACGCGCTTCGCCGAGCAGACCGGCGGCACCGGGATCATCACCTCCCTCAGCCGCATCGCCCAGGCCATCGAGGGACACCTCGGGACCCGGGTCGTGCCGGACCCGCCCGTCCCGCGCTGA
- a CDS encoding carboxyl transferase domain-containing protein: MKRVATPARELIGRVVEPDSFVCWDTPPERGEISPEYAAQLVAAAEKSGEDEALITGEALVRGRRVALVAGEFAFLAGSIGVAASRRLIAAIERATAEGLPLLASPTSGGTRMQEGTVAFVEMARISAAVARHKDAGLPYLVYLRHPTTGGVMASWGSLGHITVAEPGALLGFLGPRVYEALYGETFPEGVQTSENLYAHGLIDGVVPPEELPAIVERALAVLTAAPPASVPDPLADAPAPDPDIDAWESITRSRRADRPGVRQLLRHAASEVIPLNGTGEGESDPGMLLALARFEGAPCVLLGQDRSTQTELEPLGPGALRAARRGMRLAAELRLPLVTVIDTPGAALSPEAEEGGLAGEIARCLADLVTLQSPSVTVLLGQGCGGGALALLPADRVIAAQHAWLSPLPPEGASAIMHRTPDRAPEMARQQGVRASDLHAAGIVDRIVPERPDAADEPEEFCRRLGSVLRHELGGLAELSTPTVLARRRQRYAG; this comes from the coding sequence GTGAAGCGGGTCGCCACGCCCGCCCGTGAGCTGATCGGGCGCGTGGTCGAGCCCGACTCCTTCGTCTGCTGGGACACCCCGCCCGAGCGGGGGGAGATCTCCCCCGAGTACGCCGCCCAGCTGGTCGCCGCGGCCGAGAAGTCCGGCGAGGACGAGGCCCTGATCACCGGCGAGGCCCTGGTCCGCGGCCGCCGCGTGGCCCTGGTCGCCGGCGAGTTCGCCTTCCTGGCCGGCTCCATCGGGGTCGCGGCCTCGCGGCGCCTGATCGCCGCCATCGAGCGTGCCACCGCCGAGGGCCTCCCGCTGCTGGCCTCCCCCACCTCCGGCGGCACCCGGATGCAGGAGGGCACCGTCGCCTTCGTCGAGATGGCACGGATCTCCGCCGCCGTCGCCCGGCACAAGGACGCCGGCCTGCCCTACCTGGTCTACCTGCGCCACCCCACCACCGGCGGCGTGATGGCGTCGTGGGGCTCGCTGGGCCACATCACCGTGGCCGAGCCCGGCGCGCTGCTGGGCTTCCTCGGCCCCCGCGTCTACGAGGCGCTCTACGGCGAGACCTTCCCCGAGGGCGTGCAGACCTCGGAGAACCTCTACGCCCACGGCCTGATCGACGGCGTGGTGCCCCCCGAGGAGCTGCCCGCGATCGTCGAGCGGGCGCTGGCCGTGCTGACCGCGGCACCGCCCGCCTCGGTCCCGGACCCGCTCGCCGACGCTCCGGCGCCCGACCCGGACATCGACGCCTGGGAGTCCATCACCCGGTCCCGCCGCGCGGACCGGCCCGGTGTGCGCCAGCTGCTGCGGCACGCCGCCTCCGAGGTGATCCCCCTCAACGGCACCGGTGAGGGCGAGAGCGACCCCGGCATGCTCCTGGCCCTGGCCCGCTTCGAGGGCGCGCCCTGCGTGCTCCTCGGGCAGGACCGGTCGACCCAGACCGAGCTCGAGCCGCTCGGCCCCGGCGCGCTGCGCGCCGCCCGGCGCGGGATGCGGCTGGCCGCCGAGCTGCGGCTGCCACTGGTCACCGTCATCGACACCCCCGGCGCCGCGCTCTCCCCGGAGGCCGAGGAGGGCGGGCTGGCCGGCGAGATCGCCCGCTGCCTGGCCGACCTGGTCACCCTGCAGTCGCCGTCGGTCACCGTGCTGCTCGGACAGGGCTGCGGCGGGGGCGCGCTGGCGCTGCTCCCGGCCGACCGGGTCATCGCCGCCCAGCACGCCTGGCTGTCGCCCCTCCCCCCGGAGGGAGCCTCCGCGATCATGCACCGGACCCCGGACCGCGCCCCGGAGATGGCCCGGCAGCAGGGGGTGCGGGCCAGCGACCTGCACGCCGCCGGGATCGTGGACAGGATCGTGCCGGAGCGGCCCGACGCCGCCGACGAGCCCGAGGAGTTCTGCCGCCGGCTGGGCAGCGTGCTGCGCCACGAGCTGGGCGGCCTGGCCGAGCTGAGCACGCCCACCGTGCTGGCCCGCCGCCGGCAGCGCTACGCCGGCTGA